GCAAAGCCCGAATCGGCGGCCATTTGCTGACGTTCCTGCGCAACCTGAATAGCGATGTCTTTCAGGCCCGCCAGATCACCCCGCGTTGTATAGGGTTTGAAGACCACATCGTCGATCCAGAAGACTTTCGGAAACGGGCCTGTCGGCAGCGCGGTGGTCGTGTTGGTATTGGGCCGTATCGAAATCCGCATATTCGTGCGTTCGGCATCTGTCCAGCCTGTCAGGTCAACGACCATTTTATACTGCTTCCAGCCGGTCGTTGACCGGAAAAGGGTTGCAAACGGGGGGGCTCCGTTGGTCGTTGTACTCTGCGTCGATTTCAGCACGTCTACCGTAAAGAGGTAGTTGGCGGCATCGGCTTTCATGAAAAACGACAGCTCGTATCGGTCTGCGACGATAGTAGGAGTGGCAGGGAACACCTGAAACAGCTTGATGTCATTCCGGTTCGTCTGTTTGGCAATGTTGATATAAAGCGAATTACTGCCTGAGTTTTTTGTGGTGTTGTCAATTTGGGCTGTACCGCCTGAACAACCGCCGGTACAGGAGCCCGTTACGAACGTCAGCTGCCATTTGCCTGCCTGAACGGCACCGAGTGTACCGGCGGTGGTTGTCGTAAAACTAGCAGCACCAACCGGATACGACTCGAAGCCGCCATTAGTAACAAAATTGGTTTGCGCCACTGCGGGCCTGAGCAGACAAAGGAGTATGAGTAAAGGTAAGTGTCTCATTTTGAAGAGTTAGGAAATGGGCTGCTTTGAGTTTTACAGCTTCTGTGACTAGGAAGAGAAGTACAGGGGGCTAGCGTTAGGGCGTAACGGTAATCTGTACCTGCCTGACTACGTCCTTTCGATCATTCACGTTGCTGTTTTGGGCTATGAACGTAACGGTGTACGTGCCCGCCGTTTTGAAGGCATAGCTGTAGGTGTACAGGGCATTATTTGCCGTATTTTTAATGACAACTCCAACATCTGGCTTCACTGTCTTTGGGTTTACCTTGCTGGTAATCAGCCAGTCGTCGTTATCATCTACGCCAACGGTTGTGCCGGGGTCGAAGGTAATGGGGTAGGACGACCGGATGACTTTGCCACTGGTGTTACTGACACTCGTGGCGGCCGACACATTGGCCGTTCCCACATCCCAGGCTGTTGCCTGATTTTTGATGCTGAGCTGCACCCAGCCCGTATTGGCAAAGGTCGACAGGAGTGGCGTTTGCGTCCCGTCTGCTACCTTATTCGTTAGCGTCAGGTTCTGAATCTGCCATTTGCGCTGCGGATTAGCGATATCTTTTTTACCCAGAAACCGGAACGCAATCGCTACTGAGTCCGCTGTGTTGAAACTCGTCAGATCAATGGAGTCGGAAGTTGTATACGAGGTGCTTAGTGCTTTGGGCCATTTCGTGTTTCGGGCGGTTATGTCGGTCCAGGTAGCACTGGCGATTCCATTGGCATCGTAGCTTTTCAGATTAGTCGACACCAGCAGCCGCAACGAATCCTGGCTGGCCAGAACGCCCTGTTGCATGGCCGACTGAAACACGAGTTTGTCTACCCCCGCCAGTGACGTACGACTTCGATTCTCATAGCGTTTACCAATTTCGCCGGAGTAGAAAACAAGCTGGTCAGGGTTGCCGCCTGTAAATGTAAATGGAACTGTTTCGCCTGCTTTGACCGTCGTTTTGGTCGTGCTCACGTCAAATGACGGTGCATCGACATCCGTTTGCCGACAGGCGGTAAGCGAGGCAAGCAGGAGCGCCATACTGCTTAGGGAAATATTGTATTTATTCATGGTTGTGTCGGGGTTTACCAGCCGGGGTTTTGCGTCAGCGCGTTGTCTAACGAAATCTCATTGGCTGGAATCGGGAAAAGGAGGTGTTTGGGATAAGCAGTTACAAAATTGGTAGCTGCGAGCGAGGCCGAGGTCACATAATTACTGGGGGCTGTACTGGAAACCGTCGCAATGAGATTCTGCATGACGTTCTGCATGACGCCCCACCGGATCAGGTCGTTCCGGCGCTGTCCTTCAAAACACAGCTCCCGCGACCGTTCATCCATGATGTCCTGCATGGTAATGGCCGTTGCATCCACCGGTGAGCCGGAAACCAGCGGATTGAGTCCATACGCCCGGCGTCGTACCTGGTTGTAATAGTCGACTCCCTTAGCGCCCCCGTTAACCTTCA
Above is a window of Spirosoma sp. SC4-14 DNA encoding:
- a CDS encoding DUF5017 domain-containing protein → MNKYNISLSSMALLLASLTACRQTDVDAPSFDVSTTKTTVKAGETVPFTFTGGNPDQLVFYSGEIGKRYENRSRTSLAGVDKLVFQSAMQQGVLASQDSLRLLVSTNLKSYDANGIASATWTDITARNTKWPKALSTSYTTSDSIDLTSFNTADSVAIAFRFLGKKDIANPQRKWQIQNLTLTNKVADGTQTPLLSTFANTGWVQLSIKNQATAWDVGTANVSAATSVSNTSGKVIRSSYPITFDPGTTVGVDDNDDWLITSKVNPKTVKPDVGVVIKNTANNALYTYSYAFKTAGTYTVTFIAQNSNVNDRKDVVRQVQITVTP